A stretch of Desulfobacter hydrogenophilus DNA encodes these proteins:
- the nrdR gene encoding transcriptional regulator NrdR, which translates to MKCPYCGNPNTRVVDSRPGKIEFEVRRRRECQACDQRFTTYERVEQVPVMIVKKDNRREEFDREKVMRGIQKACEKRAISVNQIEQIVDEIERDLQEGRDREVSAKAVGEKIINALKDLDDVAYVRFASVYREFKDVTDFIQELESLIHKEHRSTDAEPGMEGPVKTDE; encoded by the coding sequence ATGAAGTGCCCTTATTGTGGTAACCCAAATACCCGAGTGGTGGATTCACGGCCGGGCAAAATTGAGTTCGAGGTCCGGCGCAGAAGAGAGTGCCAGGCGTGTGACCAGCGTTTCACCACCTATGAACGCGTGGAACAGGTCCCTGTCATGATCGTTAAAAAAGACAATCGCCGAGAGGAGTTTGACAGGGAAAAAGTGATGCGTGGCATTCAAAAAGCCTGTGAAAAACGGGCCATCAGCGTCAACCAGATTGAGCAGATTGTGGATGAGATTGAACGGGACCTGCAGGAAGGCCGGGACCGGGAAGTGTCTGCCAAAGCGGTGGGCGAGAAAATTATCAATGCACTCAAGGATCTGGATGATGTGGCTTATGTCCGGTTCGCTTCCGTGTATCGGGAGTTCAAGGATGTGACGGATTTTATCCAGGAACTTGAAAGTCTGATTCATAAGGAGCATCGATCCACAGATGCCGAGCCGGGTATGGAAGGCCCTGTCAAGACTGATGAGTGA
- a CDS encoding sugar phosphate isomerase/epimerase family protein has translation MKIGVMNNPSKSVYEEAEQCGKAGFEFLDLTLEGPKASDVDTQRLKAILDTHELGITGHTDPCLPYAYPVPGIRDACLKELERCARIFSRLGAKVMNIHPCYVCPPAMRDQLVSFQIEALQPIVEMAASYGLTLVFENYKAPFDRVSIFKELISRVPGLKLHLDFGHTNFGKDGHEIFCKELGEHLVHVHFSDNRSRNDDHLPLGVGTVDWQQAVDSLKSISYDNTITLEIFCNDPQMQVTYLDLSRNMVRRLWD, from the coding sequence ATGAAGATCGGTGTAATGAACAACCCGTCAAAATCGGTTTACGAAGAAGCCGAGCAATGCGGCAAAGCCGGTTTTGAGTTCCTGGATCTAACCCTCGAAGGCCCCAAGGCCTCAGATGTGGATACCCAACGACTTAAAGCCATTCTGGATACCCACGAACTTGGTATCACCGGGCATACCGATCCCTGCCTTCCCTATGCATACCCAGTGCCTGGGATCAGGGATGCCTGCTTAAAGGAACTTGAGCGGTGCGCACGGATATTTTCCCGTTTAGGTGCAAAGGTGATGAACATCCACCCCTGCTATGTTTGCCCGCCTGCCATGAGAGATCAATTGGTCTCATTCCAGATAGAGGCGTTGCAGCCCATTGTTGAAATGGCCGCATCCTATGGGCTTACCCTGGTGTTTGAAAACTATAAAGCGCCCTTTGACCGGGTGTCTATTTTTAAAGAACTGATCTCCCGGGTACCTGGCCTAAAGCTGCATCTGGACTTTGGACATACCAACTTCGGCAAGGATGGCCATGAGATCTTCTGCAAAGAGCTCGGGGAGCACCTTGTGCATGTCCATTTTTCCGACAACCGGTCAAGAAACGACGACCACCTGCCGTTAGGCGTAGGCACCGTAGACTGGCAACAGGCGGTGGATTCGTTAAAATCGATTTCATACGACAATACCATCACCCTGGAAATTTTCTGCAATGACCCACAGATGCAGGTCACCTATCTGGACCTGAGCCGAAATATGGTACGCAGATTGTGGGATTAA
- the amrB gene encoding AmmeMemoRadiSam system protein B has translation MGVKKMALAGSWYPGSADQCRSAIKRFSDDLEIEENTKILNNPVGGIVPHAGWVYSGKLACRVFSALAHGNRVVDTIILFGVHMHATSPALVLDCTAVDTPLGTIEIDRELTDALVRRAGTEGVNLEQLGPNRFPEENTLELQYPFIKYFFPHARIVVCAVPPSDAAHALGVAAVEAAKKLGRSLAVVGSTDMTHYGPRFGFEAAGSGKVAFDWVSKENDAAAIEALTAMDENQIIYQGLTHHNMCCAGAACAAAAAAKTMGAVKGVCLDYASSFDPLQPTADFVGYCSMIFCR, from the coding sequence ATGGGGGTAAAGAAAATGGCCCTTGCCGGCTCCTGGTACCCGGGATCCGCTGACCAGTGTCGATCTGCCATTAAACGGTTTAGTGATGATCTAGAAATCGAAGAGAATACAAAAATTCTGAATAATCCTGTGGGGGGGATTGTGCCCCATGCCGGCTGGGTTTATTCCGGGAAACTGGCCTGCCGGGTCTTTTCAGCGCTGGCCCATGGCAACCGGGTTGTGGATACCATTATTCTTTTCGGGGTTCACATGCATGCCACGTCCCCGGCCCTTGTTCTGGATTGTACCGCCGTTGATACCCCTTTGGGAACCATTGAGATTGACCGGGAACTTACAGATGCCCTGGTGCGGCGGGCCGGGACGGAAGGTGTCAACCTGGAACAATTAGGGCCCAACCGCTTCCCTGAAGAAAATACCCTGGAACTGCAATATCCATTTATTAAATATTTTTTCCCCCACGCCCGGATTGTGGTGTGCGCCGTTCCGCCCTCGGATGCGGCGCACGCATTGGGCGTGGCCGCAGTTGAGGCCGCAAAAAAGCTGGGTCGCTCCCTGGCTGTGGTAGGGTCCACAGACATGACCCATTACGGCCCGCGGTTCGGATTTGAAGCGGCAGGTTCAGGTAAAGTTGCATTTGATTGGGTGTCAAAGGAGAATGATGCGGCTGCAATTGAAGCGTTAACAGCCATGGATGAAAATCAGATTATTTACCAGGGATTGACACACCATAACATGTGCTGTGCCGGGGCGGCCTGTGCGGCTGCCGCTGCTGCAAAAACAATGGGCGCAGTCAAAGGTGTCTGCCTTGACTACGCCTCAAGCTTTGATCCGTTACAGCCCACTGCCGATTTTGTGGGGTATTGCAGCATGATTTTTTGCCGTTAG
- a CDS encoding deoxycytidylate deaminase encodes MDPVPPDSVNAVGDGRPSWNEYFMAITDLVASRATCLRRKVGAVLVKDKRILCSGYNGAPSQIPHCIQTGCLREQLKVPSGEKHELCRGVHAEQNVIIQAAYHGIAVAGATLYCTTQPCSICAKMIINAGIKKVYFKEGYDDPLSLEMFAQAGVELIQLD; translated from the coding sequence ATGGACCCTGTTCCCCCAGATTCCGTAAATGCCGTTGGTGATGGCCGTCCCTCTTGGAACGAATATTTCATGGCCATCACAGACCTTGTGGCCTCCAGGGCCACCTGTCTTCGGCGAAAAGTGGGTGCCGTGCTGGTTAAGGATAAACGCATTTTATGCTCGGGTTATAACGGCGCGCCTTCCCAAATTCCCCATTGCATTCAAACCGGTTGCCTGCGGGAACAGCTCAAGGTACCTTCCGGGGAAAAACACGAGCTTTGCCGGGGCGTTCATGCTGAACAGAATGTGATCATCCAGGCGGCCTACCACGGAATAGCTGTTGCCGGTGCCACACTTTACTGCACCACCCAGCCTTGTTCCATTTGCGCCAAGATGATTATTAACGCCGGGATTAAAAAAGTATATTTCAAGGAGGGATACGACGATCCCCTCTCTTTGGAAATGTTTGCCCAGGCCGGGGTGGAATTGATCCAACTTGATTGA
- the gltX gene encoding glutamate--tRNA ligase, translated as MDTIITRFPPSPTGYLHIGGARTALFNWLWARKNAGQFVLRIEDTDEARSTKESVDAILESMKWLGIDWDDGPYFQTQRYDMYNEHIDRLVEQGHAYYCDCTPEEVNAMREEAKAKGLKPMYNGKCRNRGLKKANNTVVRLKTPDTGVTIVDDIVKGSTAFQNAEIDDFIIQRSSGVAMYNLAVVVDDITMGINTIIRGDDHLVNTPKQILIYQALGAPLPVFGHVPMVLGSDKARLSKRHGAMSVGEYRKMGFLADALLNYLVRLGWSHGDQEFFERHELIEKFDLKHLGRSAGMFDMDKLYALNAKHIQKKKPEELGDDLVPHLADLGIDAQNDAFTQGVIETLQPRSKTLVEMAQGAAFYYKEKIEFEKKAANKFLKPETAELLNKCADAFEGLGDFSQGSQEGVFKQIMEETGLGFGKIAQPLRVAVTGTTVSPGIFEMFIALGKEKTIQRIRKAAQFCAAQG; from the coding sequence ATGGATACAATAATTACACGCTTTCCGCCCTCACCTACCGGTTACCTGCATATCGGAGGTGCCAGGACTGCACTTTTCAACTGGCTCTGGGCCAGAAAAAACGCAGGGCAGTTTGTGCTACGCATAGAAGACACTGATGAAGCCCGGTCCACAAAGGAGTCTGTGGACGCTATTCTCGAATCCATGAAATGGCTGGGAATTGATTGGGATGACGGTCCCTATTTTCAGACCCAGCGTTATGATATGTATAATGAACACATTGACCGCCTGGTTGAACAGGGACATGCCTACTATTGCGACTGCACACCCGAAGAAGTTAATGCCATGCGCGAAGAGGCCAAGGCCAAGGGGCTTAAACCCATGTATAATGGCAAATGTCGGAACCGCGGGCTTAAAAAAGCGAATAACACCGTGGTGCGGTTAAAAACCCCGGATACAGGCGTCACCATCGTGGACGACATCGTCAAGGGCAGCACCGCCTTCCAGAATGCTGAAATTGATGATTTTATCATCCAGAGGAGTTCAGGTGTGGCCATGTACAACCTTGCGGTGGTGGTGGATGACATCACCATGGGCATCAACACCATTATTCGGGGGGATGACCATCTGGTGAACACCCCCAAACAGATTCTGATTTACCAGGCATTAGGTGCGCCCTTACCGGTATTCGGCCATGTTCCCATGGTGCTGGGGTCAGATAAGGCGCGGCTGAGCAAGCGTCATGGTGCCATGTCCGTGGGTGAATATAGAAAGATGGGATTTCTGGCCGATGCGCTGCTCAACTACCTGGTCAGACTGGGATGGTCCCATGGTGACCAGGAGTTTTTTGAACGTCACGAGCTTATTGAAAAATTTGATCTCAAACATCTTGGCCGCTCTGCAGGCATGTTTGACATGGATAAGCTGTATGCCCTGAACGCCAAACACATCCAGAAAAAGAAACCCGAAGAATTAGGGGACGACCTTGTGCCCCACCTGGCGGACCTTGGCATTGACGCCCAAAATGATGCCTTTACCCAGGGGGTGATTGAAACGCTTCAACCCAGAAGCAAAACCCTTGTGGAGATGGCCCAGGGCGCGGCTTTTTATTACAAAGAAAAAATCGAGTTTGAAAAAAAGGCGGCCAACAAATTTCTTAAGCCCGAAACAGCGGAGCTTTTAAACAAATGCGCCGATGCCTTTGAAGGTCTTGGGGACTTTAGCCAGGGATCCCAGGAAGGGGTATTTAAACAGATCATGGAAGAAACAGGACTCGGATTTGGAAAAATTGCCCAGCCCCTGCGGGTGGCGGTCACCGGTACAACAGTGAGCCCCGGCATATTTGAAATGTTTATCGCCCTTGGAAAAGAAAAAACCATCCAGCGCATCAGAAAGGCGGCACAATTTTGTGCAGCCCAGGGCTAA
- a CDS encoding riboflavin synthase, protein MFTGIIESLGTIRRIETHGEGKILVIACDLDLSGTGIGDSIAVNGACLTAVSLGKGQFKVDMAPETVYRTTFGSVGPGARVNIERALKLSDRIDGHLVSGHIDGTGVISKIETRSNAIIYDIQVPENLADEMIEKGSVAIDGISLTINQCRQNGFSVSIIPHTAKITTIGFKNVGDQVNIETDMLGKYVKKFLSGQGKSTKSANDAGADADLDISMSLLARNGFL, encoded by the coding sequence TTGTTTACTGGGATCATAGAAAGTCTGGGCACCATTCGGCGCATTGAAACCCATGGAGAAGGCAAGATTTTGGTGATTGCCTGTGACCTGGATCTTTCCGGTACGGGGATAGGGGATTCCATTGCCGTAAATGGGGCCTGCCTGACCGCAGTAAGCCTTGGCAAAGGTCAGTTCAAGGTGGACATGGCACCGGAAACTGTGTATCGCACCACATTTGGTTCCGTTGGACCCGGCGCCCGGGTCAATATTGAACGGGCGCTGAAGTTGTCTGACCGCATAGATGGGCATCTGGTATCGGGCCACATAGACGGTACAGGTGTGATTTCAAAAATTGAGACCCGGAGCAATGCCATCATATATGATATCCAGGTGCCGGAAAACCTTGCCGATGAGATGATAGAAAAAGGCTCAGTGGCCATTGACGGGATCAGTCTAACCATCAACCAATGCCGGCAAAACGGTTTTTCGGTAAGTATCATTCCCCATACCGCAAAAATTACAACAATAGGGTTTAAAAACGTAGGGGACCAAGTCAATATTGAGACGGATATGCTGGGAAAATATGTGAAAAAATTTTTATCAGGGCAGGGGAAAAGCACCAAGAGTGCTAACGACGCCGGCGCTGATGCCGACTTGGACATCAGTATGTCACTTCTTGCCCGGAACGGATTCTTGTAA
- a CDS encoding rubredoxin, with amino-acid sequence MYNPDKGNRKGKSPKGTKFRGLPDHWRCPLSE; translated from the coding sequence ATTTACAATCCGGATAAGGGAAACCGGAAAGGAAAAAGCCCCAAAGGGACAAAGTTTAGGGGTCTTCCTGATCACTGGCGGTGTCCGCTATCGGAGTAA
- the rpmF gene encoding 50S ribosomal protein L32 has protein sequence MAVPKQKSSKARGRKRRTHYKTSAPTITICPECQEPKLPHTACPECGTYKGRDVKPDMEVDE, from the coding sequence ATGGCCGTACCTAAACAGAAGAGTTCCAAAGCAAGAGGAAGAAAAAGACGTACCCATTATAAGACCAGTGCCCCCACTATAACGATATGCCCCGAGTGTCAGGAGCCCAAACTGCCCCATACTGCATGTCCTGAATGTGGAACCTACAAAGGTAGGGATGTAAAACCGGACATGGAGGTAGATGAATAG
- the ribD gene encoding bifunctional diaminohydroxyphosphoribosylaminopyrimidine deaminase/5-amino-6-(5-phosphoribosylamino)uracil reductase RibD yields MSDSDYMARALELAARGKGYTSPNPCVGAVVVKNGQIIGQGFHPKAGGPHAEVVAIDDAAVRNPEKLVDSTIYVTLEPCNHFGKTPPCTHKILKAGISRVVVACEDPNPNVAGGGIDFLREKGLEVVSGLMEQEALTLIEDFVWNVQNDKTPFVTLKCAATLDGYIATRTGDSQWITSRASRKFGHVLRHQNDAILIGSGTLHGDDPSLTARIDEKQALDPARIILDTRLSIQENAKVVVQESSAPTIIVTGPGCDPGKIQRFKDKGVQVLECRVVENLLDLNDLMIKLRKLSITSLLIEGGGRVAASALAAGIVNKICYFLAPKIMGGNDGIPVFNGSGPEKIKDVFELVRVTTRQFGSDTLVTGYIEPRNRPVSNGI; encoded by the coding sequence ATGAGTGACTCGGATTATATGGCAAGGGCTTTGGAGCTTGCAGCCCGGGGCAAAGGATATACCTCTCCCAATCCCTGTGTCGGTGCCGTGGTGGTGAAAAACGGTCAGATTATTGGCCAGGGTTTTCATCCCAAAGCAGGAGGTCCCCATGCAGAGGTGGTGGCCATTGATGATGCCGCAGTAAGAAATCCTGAAAAGTTAGTCGATTCCACCATCTACGTAACCCTTGAACCTTGCAACCATTTTGGAAAAACCCCCCCATGCACCCATAAAATTCTTAAGGCAGGTATTTCACGAGTTGTGGTGGCCTGCGAAGATCCCAATCCCAATGTTGCGGGGGGCGGAATTGACTTTTTGAGGGAAAAAGGCCTTGAGGTTGTATCAGGGCTTATGGAACAAGAGGCCTTGACCTTGATCGAAGACTTTGTCTGGAATGTTCAGAACGACAAAACGCCCTTTGTCACCTTGAAATGTGCTGCCACCCTTGATGGATATATTGCCACCAGGACTGGGGATTCCCAGTGGATCACCTCTCGCGCATCCCGAAAATTCGGCCACGTATTGCGTCATCAAAATGATGCTATTCTTATCGGTTCCGGCACCCTGCATGGGGATGACCCGTCCTTAACCGCCAGAATTGATGAGAAACAGGCTCTCGATCCTGCCCGGATAATTCTGGATACCCGTTTGAGTATTCAAGAAAATGCCAAGGTTGTGGTTCAAGAATCAAGCGCCCCTACCATCATTGTTACCGGTCCAGGCTGTGATCCAGGAAAAATTCAGCGCTTCAAAGACAAGGGTGTACAGGTTCTTGAATGCCGAGTCGTGGAAAATTTGCTTGATTTAAATGACCTGATGATTAAGTTGAGAAAACTGTCCATCACAAGTCTTCTCATTGAAGGCGGGGGGCGTGTGGCAGCATCGGCTCTGGCCGCAGGGATTGTTAACAAGATCTGCTATTTTCTTGCCCCCAAGATTATGGGCGGAAATGACGGCATCCCAGTGTTCAACGGATCGGGGCCTGAAAAGATAAAGGACGTGTTTGAACTGGTCCGGGTCACTACCCGGCAGTTCGGCTCAGATACCTTGGTTACAGGCTATATTGAACCCCGGAATAGGCCGGTTAGTAATGGAATATAA
- the acpP gene encoding acyl carrier protein — MTIETKVRKIIAEKIPGIDVEDVVPQASLIEDLGADSLTIVELIMSMEEVFEIEIDDDQAEKLSTVQDIYDFIASKS, encoded by the coding sequence ATGACCATTGAAACCAAAGTAAGAAAAATTATTGCTGAAAAGATTCCCGGCATTGATGTTGAGGATGTGGTTCCCCAGGCTTCTCTCATCGAAGACCTTGGTGCAGATTCTCTGACCATCGTAGAGCTTATCATGTCAATGGAAGAGGTTTTTGAAATTGAAATTGATGATGATCAGGCTGAAAAATTGTCGACCGTCCAGGATATTTATGATTTCATTGCATCAAAATCATAA
- a CDS encoding rhodanese-like domain-containing protein: protein MKWLQFFTPAKSMDTAQTKAFLSTHPSEEATILDVRQPAEYERSHIPGAVLIPLPELSDRLGELDPDKPTLVYCAVGGRSRIAAQMLAGEDFKKVINVSGGIKSWESEIAVGPQDLGVELFSGKEEPAEVLKVAYSLEQGLREFYLTLGRQTTNKKVKNLFAKLAEIELNHQKSIFQAYLDISGEKNKISQEDFQAMVEVKSLEGGLSTEQYLELFSPDLEVETDVISLAMSIEAQALDLYQRVTLRIDNPDSRQIVQKIANEEKAHLESLGKLLDTLKGTD, encoded by the coding sequence ATGAAATGGCTGCAGTTTTTTACGCCCGCCAAATCAATGGATACCGCGCAGACAAAGGCGTTCCTTTCTACACATCCGAGCGAGGAAGCCACCATCCTTGATGTCCGTCAACCCGCTGAATATGAGAGGAGCCATATTCCGGGAGCAGTCCTGATCCCTCTGCCCGAACTTTCAGACCGGCTGGGGGAACTCGACCCGGACAAGCCAACCCTGGTGTACTGTGCGGTAGGCGGGCGCAGCCGGATTGCTGCCCAGATGCTGGCGGGCGAGGACTTTAAAAAGGTAATTAATGTTTCCGGCGGTATAAAGTCATGGGAGTCGGAAATCGCCGTAGGGCCTCAGGATCTGGGAGTAGAACTCTTCTCTGGAAAAGAAGAACCGGCAGAAGTGCTCAAGGTTGCCTACTCCCTGGAACAGGGCTTGAGAGAATTTTATCTGACCCTGGGCCGGCAGACAACCAACAAAAAGGTGAAAAACCTGTTTGCAAAACTTGCTGAAATCGAGTTGAATCATCAAAAGTCCATTTTTCAGGCGTATCTGGATATCAGTGGGGAAAAGAATAAGATATCCCAGGAAGACTTTCAAGCCATGGTGGAAGTAAAATCCCTGGAGGGCGGTCTTTCGACGGAACAGTATCTTGAACTGTTCAGCCCGGACCTGGAGGTAGAAACGGATGTGATCTCGCTTGCCATGTCCATTGAAGCACAGGCTCTGGATCTTTACCAGCGTGTCACATTGAGAATAGACAACCCTGACTCAAGACAGATTGTTCAAAAAATAGCCAATGAAGAAAAAGCCCACCTGGAAAGCCTGGGTAAATTATTGGATACGTTAAAGGGAACAGATTAA
- the glyA gene encoding serine hydroxymethyltransferase, whose protein sequence is MQNIQFIKSCDPEIASVIDSEYSRQEYGLNLIASENTVSRAVMEAQGSIMTNKYAEGYPGKRYYGGCQYMDQAENLAIERVKKLFGVEFANVQPHSGSQANMAAYLAVLSPGDGILAMDLSHGGHLTHGAGVSFSGRLFNFSHYGLNPETETIDLNQVEDLARANKPKMIVAGASAYPRTIDFKGFSEIAKACGALFLVDMAHIAGLVAAGVHPTPVGYADIITSTTHKTLRGPRGGLILSSAELGKKINSQIFPGIQGGPLMHVITAKAVAFKEALLPEFTEYQKQVIKNAAVLAKVLMERGYKLVSNGTDNHMVLVDFSGRDITGKDAEDRLGRANITVNKNTVPNEKRSPFVTSGVRIGVPLITSRGMNEDAVGAVAGFICDVLDDEANVPSVAVKVKELCTQYPLYENAAS, encoded by the coding sequence ATGCAAAATATACAATTTATCAAATCTTGTGATCCTGAAATTGCCTCAGTTATTGATAGTGAATACAGTCGGCAGGAGTACGGGCTGAATCTCATCGCTTCGGAAAATACGGTGAGCCGGGCAGTCATGGAAGCCCAAGGCTCCATCATGACCAATAAATATGCTGAAGGATATCCGGGAAAACGTTATTATGGCGGGTGCCAGTACATGGATCAGGCGGAAAATCTGGCTATTGAACGGGTAAAAAAGCTGTTTGGTGTGGAATTTGCTAATGTTCAGCCCCATTCCGGATCCCAGGCGAATATGGCGGCTTACCTTGCCGTGCTCTCGCCAGGGGACGGGATCCTGGCCATGGATCTTTCCCATGGCGGTCATTTAACCCACGGCGCAGGGGTGAGCTTTTCCGGTCGTTTGTTCAATTTTTCCCATTATGGTTTAAATCCGGAAACCGAGACCATTGATTTGAATCAGGTTGAAGACTTGGCCCGGGCAAATAAGCCTAAAATGATTGTGGCAGGAGCTTCCGCCTACCCTAGAACCATTGATTTTAAGGGCTTTTCTGAAATTGCCAAAGCTTGCGGCGCGCTTTTTTTGGTGGATATGGCCCATATTGCAGGACTTGTCGCTGCAGGTGTACATCCCACGCCTGTGGGATACGCAGATATTATCACCTCCACCACCCATAAAACCCTTCGCGGTCCCAGGGGCGGACTGATTCTCTCCAGCGCCGAGCTGGGCAAAAAAATCAATTCCCAGATTTTTCCCGGTATCCAGGGCGGTCCTTTGATGCATGTTATTACGGCCAAGGCCGTGGCCTTTAAAGAGGCATTGTTGCCCGAGTTTACTGAATATCAGAAACAGGTGATAAAAAATGCCGCCGTTCTGGCAAAGGTACTCATGGAAAGGGGCTACAAACTGGTGTCCAATGGTACGGACAATCACATGGTCCTGGTGGACTTTTCCGGGCGGGATATCACCGGAAAAGATGCTGAAGATCGTTTGGGCAGGGCGAATATTACAGTGAATAAAAATACCGTACCCAATGAAAAACGAAGCCCCTTTGTTACCTCTGGTGTGCGGATTGGCGTGCCGTTGATCACTTCCCGGGGAATGAATGAGGATGCCGTGGGCGCTGTAGCCGGATTTATTTGCGATGTGCTGGATGACGAGGCCAATGTTCCTAGTGTTGCCGTCAAGGTTAAAGAACTGTGCACCCAGTATCCTTTATATGAAAATGCTGCCAGCTGA
- the rpiB gene encoding ribose 5-phosphate isomerase B, producing MDKDKRIIIGSDHAAFELKEKIKDLLVGLDYEVEDAGTYSTTSVNYADFGKKVAKAVSDGTFDRGILLCGTGIGMSMQANRFKGVRAALCSDIFSVRMSRQHNDANILVMGGRVIGDILAFELVREWLDTPFEGGRHLDRILSLDEVG from the coding sequence ATGGATAAGGATAAACGAATCATCATCGGCAGTGACCATGCCGCGTTTGAATTAAAGGAAAAGATCAAGGATCTGCTCGTTGGCCTTGACTATGAGGTTGAGGATGCGGGCACCTACAGCACGACTTCGGTAAATTATGCCGATTTTGGCAAAAAGGTTGCCAAGGCAGTTTCCGACGGTACATTCGACCGAGGTATCCTTTTATGCGGTACCGGTATTGGTATGTCCATGCAGGCCAACCGATTCAAAGGCGTACGGGCTGCCCTATGTTCGGATATTTTTTCCGTAAGGATGAGCCGGCAGCACAATGATGCCAATATTTTGGTCATGGGTGGTCGTGTGATCGGTGACATTCTTGCCTTTGAACTGGTCAGGGAGTGGCTTGACACTCCCTTTGAAGGCGGTCGCCATCTGGACCGTATCCTTTCCCTGGATGAAGTTGGGTAA
- a CDS encoding NAD(P)/FAD-dependent oxidoreductase — protein MKKNLVLIGGGHAHMTALENIAGFVEKGYTVSVIGPSFHHYYSGMGPGMLGGTYTPSDIRFATRDVVCKQGGLFVKDYATRIDPAAKTVHTAGGNSLAYDVLSVNAGSYVSMQDVPENAENIYPVKPIEKLMEAAEKLKLLFERKKAVVTIVGGGPSSAEVAGNIWQLANRTKQNMPQINILAGNRFMARFPERIRGRVTRILGKRGIRIFENGYVKKVTTESILMNSGELRSTDFTFLASGVKPSKLFETSGLPVGPDNGLLVNRYLQSVKYLDIFGGGDCIYFEDQPLDKVGVYAVRQNPVLLNNLLARLEGNPLQMFDPGPEYLLIFNLGGNQGVLKKRGLVFSGQPAFWIKNYIDKKFMKKFQAIEKIL, from the coding sequence ATGAAAAAGAACCTGGTTCTAATCGGCGGCGGACATGCCCACATGACGGCACTTGAGAACATCGCCGGATTTGTTGAAAAGGGATATACGGTTTCTGTGATCGGTCCGTCTTTCCACCACTATTATTCCGGCATGGGACCGGGCATGCTGGGCGGGACGTACACCCCTTCGGACATTCGTTTCGCCACCCGCGATGTTGTCTGCAAACAGGGCGGTCTTTTCGTAAAGGATTATGCGACCCGGATTGATCCGGCGGCAAAAACGGTTCATACCGCCGGTGGCAACAGTTTGGCCTATGATGTGCTTTCCGTGAATGCAGGATCCTATGTCTCTATGCAGGATGTACCTGAAAATGCGGAAAATATTTATCCGGTCAAGCCCATCGAAAAGCTTATGGAAGCGGCAGAAAAGCTCAAGCTCCTTTTTGAACGTAAAAAGGCGGTGGTGACCATAGTCGGCGGCGGCCCTTCCTCGGCAGAAGTGGCAGGGAACATATGGCAATTGGCGAACCGGACAAAGCAGAATATGCCTCAAATAAATATCCTTGCCGGCAACCGGTTTATGGCCAGGTTTCCTGAACGTATCCGGGGCCGTGTAACCCGTATTCTTGGAAAAAGGGGGATCCGGATTTTTGAAAACGGGTATGTAAAAAAAGTAACGACCGAATCCATTCTCATGAATTCAGGCGAATTGCGCTCCACTGATTTTACTTTTCTTGCCTCCGGCGTGAAACCGTCAAAATTGTTTGAAACATCCGGCCTGCCGGTTGGTCCGGATAATGGCCTGCTGGTAAACAGATATCTGCAAAGCGTGAAGTATCTGGATATCTTCGGTGGCGGGGACTGTATCTATTTTGAAGATCAACCGTTAGACAAGGTGGGCGTATATGCGGTCCGGCAAAACCCGGTGCTGCTGAACAACCTGTTGGCCCGGCTTGAAGGAAATCCGCTGCAGATGTTTGATCCAGGACCGGAGTACCTGTTAATTTTTAACCTGGGTGGAAACCAAGGTGTTTTGAAAAAAAGAGGGCTCGTATTCAGTGGGCAACCGGCATTCTGGATCAAAAACTATATTGACAAAAAATTCATGAAAAAATTTCAGGCCATAGAAAAAATTCTTTAA